The nucleotide window TACGACGGTGAAGCAGGCTTCATGCGGGGGAAGACGTTTGACGGAAAGTGGGTGTCGCCGTTCAATCCGCGGTTTGGCACGGGGAAGCAGCCGGAATACACCGAAGGCAACGCCTGGCAGTATAGCTGGTATGTGCCGCAGGATGTGCGGGGCCTGATCGAGATCATGGGCGGGAATGACAAGTTCGCGATGAAGCTGGACTGGTTGTTCACGCAGGACTCGGAAGTTGAAGACGAGGGCGCGACTGCGGACATGACAGGGTTGATCGGCCTCTATGCGCATGGAAATGAGCCCAGTCATCACATCGCGTACCTTTATGATTTCTGCGGGCAGCCGTGGAAGACACAGGAGTTGACGCGGCGGATCATGCGCGAATTCTACACGGATCAGATCGACGGACTCTGCGGAAACGAGGACTGCGGGCAGATGTCGGCGTGGTATGTGTTCAGCGCGTTGGGCTTCTATCCGGTGAATCCGGCGGATGGGAAGTATTGGATCGGGAGTCCGCTGGTAAGGCGCGCGGCGATTTCTGTTGGCGCGGGGCGAACGTTTGAGGTCATTGCCGATCACCAGAGCGAGCAGAACGTGTATATTCAGTCCGCGACGCTGAATGGCAGTGAGTTCGACCGCTTGTACATCACCCATGCGGAGCTGATGGGCGGCGGCGAGTTACGCTTTCAGATGGGACCGGAACCGAACCGAAGCTGGGGACATGTTGATTAGCCACGGGCGGGCTGCCCCATGACGCTGCGGCTGATTGATTGGCTGATTGTCGTGCTCAGCATGATCGGGCTGGTCGCGTTGGTGCGCTTCAGCCGGCATTTCATGCGGAGCGTTACGGACTTTCTCTCCGCGGGGCGGTCCGCGGGGCGCTACCTCCTGAGTGTATCGCAGGGGATGTCGGCGCTGGGCTCGATCACGATCGTGGGCATGTGGGAGATGAATTACGTCGCGGGGTTCTCGCTCCGGTGGTGGGAATTCACGATGGGCGTGGTGCTGCTTGCGATCACGGTTTCGGGTTGGGTGATTTACCGGTTTCGGCAGACGCGCGCGCTCACGGTAGCGCAGTTTTTCGAGATTCGCTACAGCCGCCGGTTTCGCATATTCGCGGGACTGCTTGCATTTACGTCAGGCATCGTGAATTTCGGCATTTTCCCCGCGGTGGGCGCGCGGTTTTTCATCTACTTCTGCGGGCTGCCGGAGTCGCTGGTGATGGGGCCCTTCGCGCTGCCGATGCTGGCGGTGGTGATGGCGATCTTCCTGTCGATCGCGCTCTACTTCTTGTTTGCGGGGGGGCAGATTGCCGTAATGCTCACGGAGTTCGTGCAGGGGATCTTTGTGAACGCGGTGTTCATCCTGATTGTCATCTACTTCCTCGTGATTGTCGATTGGGCACAGATTCTGGCGGCGGTTTCCACGGCACCGCCGGACGCCTCGCTGATCAATCCGTATCACACGAGCCGGGTCAAGGACTTCAATCTCTGGTATTTCCTGATCGGAGTGGTCGGAGTGATCTACGGGAAGATGTCCTGGCAGGGGACGCAGGCGTACAACTCGTCGGCGCGCACGGCGCACGAGGCGAAGATGGGCGAGGTGCTCGGCAATCTGCGCGACATTCCGAAATGGTTGATGCTGGTGTTTGTGCCGGTGATCGCTTACACGGTGCTGCATCATCCAGCGTTCAGCGCGCCGACCGGTGCGGTGGAGTCCGTGCTCAGCGGTGTCGATTCTGAAGCGCTTCGCAGTCAACTGCGGGTTCCGCTGGTGCTGCGCGAGCTGCTCCCGGTGGGGTTCATGGGCGCGCTGGCGACGGTGATGTTGATGGCGACGATCGGGACGCACGACAGCTATTTGCATTCGTGGGGCAGCATTTTCGTGCAGGACGTGGTCATGCCGTTTCGGAAGCGGCCGTTCGCGCCGGAGCAGCATCTGCGGGTTTTGCGGGGGTCGATCGTCGGCGTGTGCGTGTTCATTTTCTTGTTCAGTCTGGTATTTCAACAGAGCGAGTATATCTTTCTCTTTTTTGCGATTACGGGAGCGATCTTCACGGGCGGCTCGGGGGCGGTGATCATCGGCGGCTTGTACTGGAAGCGCGGCACCACGCCGGCGGCGTGGAGTGCGCTGATCACGGGGTCCACCATCGCGGTCGGCGGGATTGTCATTCATCAGTTGGATTCCGATTTTTTCATTAACGGTCAGATGTTCTGGGGGATTGCGATGGCGGTTTCCTCTCTCGTCTATGTGCTGGTGTCACTGTTCGACAAGCGACCGAGTTTTGACATGGACAGCCTGTTGCATCGCGGCGCGCACGCCATCGCCGGCGAGACCCGGCTGGTCGACGAGGTCCCGCAACGGGGCTTGCGAATGCTGGGCATGGGGCAGGAGTTTACGCGCGGGGACAAGCTGATTTACCTGATTGCCTATGCCTGGACTGCCGTCTGGACCATGGCCTTTCTGGCGGGCAGCTACTTCAATCTTACCGGCGAGGTGTCCGACAGCGCTTGGCTGACATTCTGGCGGACGTTTATCTTGGTAAACGTTGCCGCATCGCTCCTGATTATCGTTTGGTTTACCGTCGGCGGTCTGCGCGATTTGAAGGAGATGTTGCGGCTCTTGAGAACGATGAAACGTGATCACGGCGATGACGGATTTGTGCGGAGGGCGGAAGAGCGTGAGTGACGCCGGCTTGCTGCGGGCCGCGGCCAATCCGATCTTGACGCGAAGGGACATCCCGCCGTTGACACCGGACTTGGCGGACGTCAGCGCCGTGTTTAATCCCGGAGCGATCCGGCTCGGAGACGAGACGCTTTTGCTGCTGCGAGTGCAGAATCGCGGGCGAGAGACATCGTTCATGATTGCACGCAGTACAGACGGGGAACGCTTTACCGTGGATCGTGAACGGGTGCGGATTATCGGACTGGAGCAGGTTTCCACACCGATCTACCACGTCTATGACGCGCGGCTGACGCAGATCGACGGCGTGCTGTATGCGATGGTGGCCATCGACATGGAGGACGGCTGCAAGTTAGGACTGTTGAAATCGAGGACGCCGCATGAGTACGAGTTTGTCGGATTGGTTTCCGCCGACGACAATCGCAACGGCGTACTCTTTCCCGAACGGATTGACGGCAAGTACTTGCGGCTGGATCGGCCAAACCGGGTGCAACTTGCGGGCGGACCGGTCAGTGGGAACGCAATCTGGCTCAGCGAATCCGCCGACCTCGCGGGCTGGAAGCCTGTGACATCGTTGATCGCCGGTCGGTTTCACTATTGGGATGAACTGGTCGGCGCAGGTCCGCCACCGATCAGGACGCGGCATGGCTGGCTGTGCATTTATCACGGCGTGGCCACACATTTTGCGAGCAGCAATATCTATCAGGCAGGTGTGTTCGTGCTGGATCTGGCGGATCCGACGCAAGTCGTAGCGCGGAGTCGCTGCAACATCCTCGAACCGCGCGAATCGTATGAGTTGACCGGACAAGTTCCGAATGTTGTGTTTCCCAGCGGAGCCGTCGTGCCGGGCGCGCAGGATGGCGTCGCGGAAGTGGATGATCTTGTGTTTGTCTATTACGGTGCGGCGGACACGGTCGTCGGTTTGGCGACGGCTACCGTCGGTTCGCTATTGCGCGCGGCGGGACTCGCGCTGTGACTCGCTATCCGATCATACCCCGGCCGGCCTCGTTGCAGGCACAGTCAGGAGAGTTCGTACTCGATCGATCGACGGTGCTTACGGTGTTGAGTGCTTCACTACTCAGGTCCTCAGTGATCCAGCGCTTTGCCGATCACGTTCGGCAGCGCTCAGGTTTTCCCTTTCCGGTTGTTCAGGGTAGCGGATGGCGCGCGGGGTCAATCGGAATCGAGCTCACTGCAAACGCGTCATTGCAGCGCGAGGCGTATAGTCTGGAGATTGGGGAGCAAGCGGTGCAGATTCGCGCCGGGGCGGAGGTCGGTATTC belongs to candidate division KSB1 bacterium and includes:
- a CDS encoding sodium:solute symporter; amino-acid sequence: MTLRLIDWLIVVLSMIGLVALVRFSRHFMRSVTDFLSAGRSAGRYLLSVSQGMSALGSITIVGMWEMNYVAGFSLRWWEFTMGVVLLAITVSGWVIYRFRQTRALTVAQFFEIRYSRRFRIFAGLLAFTSGIVNFGIFPAVGARFFIYFCGLPESLVMGPFALPMLAVVMAIFLSIALYFLFAGGQIAVMLTEFVQGIFVNAVFILIVIYFLVIVDWAQILAAVSTAPPDASLINPYHTSRVKDFNLWYFLIGVVGVIYGKMSWQGTQAYNSSARTAHEAKMGEVLGNLRDIPKWLMLVFVPVIAYTVLHHPAFSAPTGAVESVLSGVDSEALRSQLRVPLVLRELLPVGFMGALATVMLMATIGTHDSYLHSWGSIFVQDVVMPFRKRPFAPEQHLRVLRGSIVGVCVFIFLFSLVFQQSEYIFLFFAITGAIFTGGSGAVIIGGLYWKRGTTPAAWSALITGSTIAVGGIVIHQLDSDFFINGQMFWGIAMAVSSLVYVLVSLFDKRPSFDMDSLLHRGAHAIAGETRLVDEVPQRGLRMLGMGQEFTRGDKLIYLIAYAWTAVWTMAFLAGSYFNLTGEVSDSAWLTFWRTFILVNVAASLLIIVWFTVGGLRDLKEMLRLLRTMKRDHGDDGFVRRAEERE
- a CDS encoding glycoside hydrolase family 130 protein, which gives rise to MSDAGLLRAAANPILTRRDIPPLTPDLADVSAVFNPGAIRLGDETLLLLRVQNRGRETSFMIARSTDGERFTVDRERVRIIGLEQVSTPIYHVYDARLTQIDGVLYAMVAIDMEDGCKLGLLKSRTPHEYEFVGLVSADDNRNGVLFPERIDGKYLRLDRPNRVQLAGGPVSGNAIWLSESADLAGWKPVTSLIAGRFHYWDELVGAGPPPIRTRHGWLCIYHGVATHFASSNIYQAGVFVLDLADPTQVVARSRCNILEPRESYELTGQVPNVVFPSGAVVPGAQDGVAEVDDLVFVYYGAADTVVGLATATVGSLLRAAGLAL